The genomic segment AAATAAAGTTAAACTGAGAGTTGAGCTGGTGGATTTTTGAAAGTTTGCCAGGTTATTTTCTAAGAAAAAGTGATGACTATTAATTTACCCCCCCAAAAATGTCATTGATCCACCTTGACATGAAATGTTTCAGGACCAAGCTGACAACAACATTCAGGAATGTCTTTCTGCTTTCAATGACGCACATTATCAGTTACAGAGGGGTTTAAAAATTAACTGTTTTAATCCTATGATACTTCTTCTCAAATGGggtttacattttcaatatgTTCAAATGGGATTCTTTACAATGAATCACATAATTTGGTCACCTGCAATGAAGCATACTACAACAAAACCCGTGTTGCAGAAAAAACATCATAGTAAACTAGTTGGTGCTAAATGGggcagtgaagaaaaaaattctgaaagtGCAACTCATATACCCAACgactgaaaaaataatgatgaagcTGAGAAGCTAGGTGAAATAAGTGAAAATAAGACATGTAATTTATAAACTAAAGCTGAGAGCATGGGTGAAAACTTGTTCTTGTTCCTGTACAATATCTATGTTTGAAAACCATTAAATCTGAGCctttgtcaaataaatgttgattttttttttgtttaaatgttttctattttaatttattacTATATTCAGTGTTTATTCCCTCTaaactgacaaaaatgttttgacacCTAGCATTTAGTCTTTGTAATCATGTAATTGCacttagaaataaaaaatatatacacaccaAAATCCCATCTATAAATGGGCCTTAAAGTGCCCAGTTCAATTGTTTGAAATCAGATTAGCAAACTTTTGTTTCTGGGATATATGATATCCCAAAAATGGCAAATGaggatttgtttgtgtctcaaTACAAAcacttagttgttttttttttgttgttgttttgtttttttttaagttttttttgtatttatttttttattctcttattAATGAAATGGCTGAAATTTGGCATCCTGCAGTTAACCATGGTGATGCTTAAATTCCAGACAAAAGCGTCAAAGGTTCTTGGTTTTCTTCTGAGTTGATGTTAAGCGCTATCTGTCACAGGCTGTGGGGAGAGGTGGAGAGCACTTCCATGAATTATTACGATCTGTTTGTTTCAAAAAAAGTATCTCAAACAGTGCATTTAATAGTACAATACATTTAGTTTCTTACAGGGCATTTTGTAtgactcttctttttttaacttctgtGTACTTCATTTGTGGACTGTTCCATGTACCCataattttcaataaaaacttaaaacagCTTCTAACTTTTAAAAAAGGTTTCATTGTTGGCATTATTTTACCAGCTACATAACCAGTGGATCAGTCACCACTGAAGAAAATTATCCAGGAAAGCACCAAAATCAAATAATCATTCAGTGGACAACCATGTTCTTTcaccatttttacttttagttttgatttttgtAGCAACTATCAGACAACAAAATTCTAGCATTTAGAAATACTCATGCTTAACTGCCATGAACTGTAAACAGTGACtgctttgaatttgaatttgatttgaaaacatctttgtgtttcactggtaaATAACATTCATAAGAGCTTCACCTTATCTGCTGTTAGTTGTCCTCCTACTGGAGCATTTTCCTGGGCCTCAGGTTTTGACTCACTCTGTGAGGAGGGAGCAGTTGCCTTGGGTCCAGCCACATCGTTGAGCTTGGCCTCTGCATTAGACTTGTTGCTGTCTACTTTAGAGTCACCCTCTGCTCCTGAATCTTTCGGCCGCTTGGGAGATGCCTACCAAAGGTTTGTAAAAGTATCAGACAGACAGCTCAAAAAGTAAACATGAAGCTTTCTTCTTTCCTACTATACCTCTGTGGATTCCCCTGCTTTTCGTTTGGTTCCTGCCCTCTCGTTCTTCTCATCAATGACCAGGGCCCCTTCATCCTCATCACTGCTGCCCTCAGCATCTACTTTCTCCGAACTTCCTGTATCCCCTGCTCCTTCTGATGCATTGTCTTTCTTCGATGACTAAAGAGAGATTCAGATATTGGTGAGTGACACAAAAAAGACTGAACTGTTAAGTGTTtcaagaccccccccccccccccccccccaaaaaaaaaagtgtcaagtTCATATAGAGAAAGAGTTTTCTGGAGATCTGATTGCAGTCAGTTTTTACACCATAACAATTTGTGATTAACAAACACTGAAAGTCTTTTCCTCCCTGGCTGATAGAGCTTCCACATGTTACCTTTAAAAGATGAATTGGCAGCAAGTTTGGGGCTTGCTGTGTACATCAGCTAATGTGTCTACATAGCCTTAACTCTTTCTTGGTCTATTTCATTATGTGCCCACAATACTGTACAACAAATTGACACCTGTCCTCTGTCCTATAAATGGACCCACCTCGTAGGCTTCATGTGTGACAGTGGGGTTGTTTTCAATCTCCCAGAGTCCCTCAGCAAATCCCTTCCTCTTGTTTGCCTTTCCAAATTTCTCCTTACATTCATCGTATGGGAACAAATCCTTGGCCCCCAGGAATGCCCTGTATGGGTCAAACAAACCTTAGTATTTTACTAAATATGTTCACATATGCATTACTTTACTCACAAATAAATATCTCTACTGAATTTACTGTCAGTAGCAGTTAAAGTCATTTCTGTCATCATTTTTACTCCACGTAGCAAAAGATTAATGATACTATTAATTGAAATACTCACGTCTCATGTGTTCCAAAAAAGAACACCTGGTATTTGTTTGAGGGCGATTTCACTGCTCCTTCAGGTAACTCATCAATCTGTGAATTAAGAACACAACCTGTCAaaaaggatgatgatgaagctaCTTCATAAGTGTAATACTGGCTCAAAATGTGATTATGATACTGATGTTGTGACAGACACAGGTTCTCAACGTAATCGTTCTGACTGATGTGAATAgttcaaaattacatttgacaAACCATGTTCAGTGCTGAAATATATACACATTCACATGCCATTTCTGAGAATGACTAAATGGGGTTTCCTTGAATTTGAGGTGATCAGAGCAGAAGGCATTTGGCACTTTTGCTTAATatattgctttgttttaattACCAAAAGTGTTGCTCATTCACTTTCTGTAAATTGACTAATGAAGCaacatttgtgattttaatgCTAAATTATGCCTATGAGTCATGGAGCACGTTGGAGTTATCTTAGTCTGATGAAGTCATACTGGTGACTGTGAAAAATCCCCACTACTCTCACTAATGAACTCCGTGATAGCTGGTATCGCTGTGCTTTCTGGTTTCCTTTACATGTTAAAATTCCTTGCAGTGCACCATTTGGCTCTACAACTGCTCAAGTacttatttgtgttttaaaaagacAGGGACAAGAGAGCATTATTATGGCGGCCAAGCGTTGCGTCCGTTTGCCTTTGCCAGACAGGCCTTTTGGCATTCCCAGATAAGGCCACAGTTTCAGGATAGGTGGGGCAGGCCTCTAGCTGGCTAAGATGAGACACGGCTGATAAGACGAAGAAAACGATGAAGGAGCAGAAAGCAACAGTGACAGTAAATTCATTAGTAtgggaaacagcagaaattcattcattttgatttggaAACACTGAATAGTACCTAAAGTAAATGGAGGCAAAGGGTAGTGCTGATAAATCTTATTTAGATGGCTGCTGCatcagaaaagagaaaccaCCAGTTGTGTTTGGGATCAGACAtcatttcttttccactttATTTCATCTCAACTATGGCTCTAATTCAGTATGTAGCAGCTGTTTATTGAGCTATTTCACCCCCCTTTTCCTCACCTTGAGCTCAAAAGACTCTGAATGGGGCTTCATTGTAGAGGAAAACTTATAACCAACTATAAAGTTCACACTTGGCTGACTTATTAGGAAACACTGGCGGTAATGTCAGGCTGAAGTGTGTTTATGGAGCGGGCAGACATTACCTTATGTTGTTATTCCAccgtttttgtttgtttgtttaatttttacgAGCTTTCTTAAACAAGACGAGCCGAAACGCTGTCACCAATCAGGCAGGCATGTTTACAAAGTACCGGGGCACATTGCTCCTGCTCCATGTGCAGCTTGTAAGGCAACAGTtaagtattttatatataaaaacttaTTAACTTGTTAATTTAAGTTATTTCAGAGTAGCATCGTGTCTTCATGTCAGATGGCCCCAGACACCATTTTCCTCCGGGATGGACGTTACTGCCGTTGCTGACATGACCGTTATGTTTCGCAGCCTGCGTTCTGTTGCCCAACTGCTCTTAACGGCTGACATCTAAGTTAACATTAGCTTCCCCACACACAGGCCGGGGGGGCCGCACCGAAAAGGAGCAGCTTCCCGATTACATTAGCAGTTAGTTAGCCGTGTTAGTGGGTGGAGATGTGTCCGACAACCAGGATTTATCCCCAACCggaggacattttttttttttcaaccgtGCACTGAAACGCCAGCCGCAACTGGATGCTCGGCAACGCCAAGCAGCCAGCTAGCAGGCTAGGCTAACTCATGGTAGCTAACCGCTGTTAGGCCTCTCAGGTAAACTGGAGACAGCAGCAGGCTGCCGCACGGAGACTGAGAGGACCGAGAGCCGCGGCTGGAAACGGCAAATGTAATGTCGTGTGCTTACCCTCGCAGGCCAGTGCGGGTACCCCTTCATTTTAGCAAACACCAGGTCTCCCGGTTTGTATTCCTTTTGCCTGTTGGACCTCGGCATGTTTGTGGCAGAAACGGGGCTCGCTgtgtcagatgtgtgtgtgtgtgcaattaaGTCACAGCGGTGGTGGTGCTAATGTTGTGGCACGGATCCCGGATCGGTCAACACCTGCAGCCGACAAGCCGAGCGTCGGTTTGTCATCCAAATAAACCAGGCGCGGCAAAAACTGGAGCGAAGACGCGGCGGccgactttttcttttttttttttttttcttatttttttcccgCGGATCCAGTGAAATGCAACCACGGCCGGTGACAGCGACGCTCCGGTGCAGGTTTGAGCAGCGTTACCGCTGTGACTATTTGGTTTGCACCTTATC from the Echeneis naucrates chromosome 11, fEcheNa1.1, whole genome shotgun sequence genome contains:
- the LOC115051481 gene encoding hepatoma-derived growth factor: MPRSNRQKEYKPGDLVFAKMKGYPHWPARIDELPEGAVKSPSNKYQVFFFGTHETAFLGAKDLFPYDECKEKFGKANKRKGFAEGLWEIENNPTVTHEAYESSKKDNASEGAGDTGSSEKVDAEGSSDEDEGALVIDEKNERAGTKRKAGESTEASPKRPKDSGAEGDSKVDSNKSNAEAKLNDVAGPKATAPSSQSESKPEAQENAPVGGQLTADKPVTDSA